From Carettochelys insculpta isolate YL-2023 chromosome 22, ASM3395843v1, whole genome shotgun sequence, one genomic window encodes:
- the SLC10A3 gene encoding P3 protein encodes MAQALLLVLLLCSWALVGWGQPAGGYLSMGDGSVLEFDFPEKSRGVMVVSSRYPGANGTAGGAQLIAASLAPAVLWVENVTTLCCGAGGFLVAIRSGSAGLAPLRLRLLDQHRLVEERGEFRVRVLAGEEPGHLGLGHFSENPLLYALLPLIFLSKCAFGCKVELEVLRELARQPQPVLLGMLGQFVAMPLYGYLLSLAFALPQALALGLVVTCSSPGGGGGYLYSLLLGGDVTLAIAMTLLSTIAATGLMPLSSALYGHLLSAQPSLHVPFAKIVVTLLFIAVPISAGLLVKCKLPRLARLLLLLIKPFSFALILGGLFLAYHMGAFILADVQPPVVLAGLSVPLVGLGLGYLLAAGLRLPGPHCRTVSIEVGVQNSLLALAVLQLSFCRRQADFASQAPFVVALSSTAEMLVLVLSHLLYKKLRPPASP; translated from the coding sequence ATGGCacaggccctgctgctggtgctgttgctgtgctcctgggccctggtgggctgggggcagccagctggcGGGTACCTGAGCATGGGCGATGGCAGTGTCCTGGAGTTTGATTTTCCTGAGAAGAGCCGGGGTGTCATGGTGGTGTCCAGCCGGTACCCAGGTGCCAATGGAACAGCAGGTGGTGCCCAGCTCATTGCAGCCTCTCTGGCAcctgctgtgctgtgggtggAGAATGTGACCACCttgtgctgtggggcaggtggcttCCTGGTGGCCATCCGCTCAGGTTCAGCTGGGCTGGCACCACTGCGGTTGCGCCTGCTGGACCAACACCGACTGGTGGAGGAGCGGGGCGAGtttcgggtgcgggtgctggcAGGCGAGGAGCCAGGGCATCTGGGCCTGGGCCACTTCTCAGAGAACCCGCTGCTCTATGCCTTGCTGCCCCTCATCTTCCTCAGCAAGTGTGCCTTCGGCTGCAAGGTGGAGCTGGAGGTGCTGCGGGAGCTGGCACGTCAGCCgcagcctgtgctgctgggcATGCTGGGCCAGTTTGTGGCCATGCCCCTCTATGGCTACCTCCTTTCGCTAGCCTTCGCCCTTCCCCAGGCGCTAGCACTGGGGCTGGTGGTCACCTGTTCCTcgccaggtgggggtggaggttacCTCTACAGTCTGCTGCTGGGTGGTGATGTCACGCTGGCCATTGCCATGACATTGCTGTCCACCATAGCAGCCACCGGGCTTATGCCACTCTCCTCAGCCCTCTATGGGCACCTGTTGAGTGCTCAGCCTAGCTTGCACGTACCCTTTGCCAAGATCGTGGTCACACTGCTCTTCATTGCAGTGCCCATCTCAGCTGGCCTGCTGGTGAAGTGCAAGCTGCCCCGACTTGCTCGCCTGCTGTTACTGCTCATCAAACCCTTCAGCTTTGCCCTCATCCTGGGCGGGCTCTTCCTGGCCTACCACATGGGTGCCTTCATCCTGGCTGATGTTCAGCCCCCAGTGGTgctggctgggctcagtgtgCCCCTcgtgggcctggggctgggctacCTGCTTGCTGCTGGCCTGCGCCTGCCAGGCCCACACTGCCGCACAGTCAGCAttgaggtgggggtgcagaatAGCTTGTTGGCCCTGGCTGTGTTGCAGCTTTCTTTCTGCCGCCGCCAGGCTGACTTTGCCTCCCAGGCCCCCTTTGTGGTGGCACTGAGCAGCACGGCTGagatgctggtgctggtgctgagtCACCTACTCTACAAGAAGTTgcggccgcctgccagcccctga
- the FAM3A gene encoding protein FAM3A isoform X4, with protein sequence MRLADPENTPTAEPRPRRYKCGLPQPCPELHLAFRLVSGAANVIGPKICLEDKMLMSSVKNNVGRGLNIALVNGVNGELIDAKFFDMWAGDVTELLKFIRTLHEGTLVFVASYDDPATKMNEETRRIFSELGSSVAKDLSFRDSWLFVGAKGVQDKSPFEQHTKNSKSTNKYEGWPEALEMEGCIPQRTTDG encoded by the exons ATGCGACTGGCAG ACCCTGAGAACACTCCTACAGCAG AGCCACGGCCCAGGAGGTACAAGTGTGGGCTCCCACAGCCTTGCCCTGAGTTGCACCTTGCCTTCCGGCTGGTGAGCGGCGCTGCCAATGTCATTGGTCCAAAAATTTGCCTAGAGGATAAAAT GCTAATGAGCAGTGTGAAAAACAATGTTGGGCGGGGCCTGAACATTGCCCTGGTGAATG GAGTGAATGGGGAACTCATTGATGCTAAGTTCTTCGACATGTGGGCTGGAG ATGTCACTGAGCTGCTGAAGTTTATCCGGACGCTGCATGAGGGGACCTTAGTGTTTGTGGCCTCATATGACGACCCAGCCACCAA gaTGAACGAGGAGACACGAAGGATTTTCAGCGAGCTGGGAAGCAGCGTGGCCAAGGACCTCAGCTTCCGTGACAGCTGGCTCTTTGTGGGGGCCAAAGGGGTACAGGACAAAAGCCCCTTTGAGCAG CACACCAAGAACAGCAAGAGCACCAACAAGTATGAAGGCTGGCCTGAGGCACTGGAGATGGAGGGCTGCATCCCCCAGAGAACAACTGATGGCTAG
- the FAM3A gene encoding protein FAM3A isoform X3, translating into MRLADPENTPTAVSGGGSSALPPHSNAPLSGRAGARTRHNKPRPRRYKCGLPQPCPELHLAFRLVSGAANVIGPKICLEDKMLMSSVKNNVGRGLNIALVNGVNGELIDAKFFDMWAGDVTELLKFIRTLHEGTLVFVASYDDPATKMNEETRRIFSELGSSVAKDLSFRDSWLFVGAKGVQDKSPFEQHTKNSKSTNKYEGWPEALEMEGCIPQRTTDG; encoded by the exons ATGCGACTGGCAG ACCCTGAGAACACTCCTACAGCAG TGTCAGGCGGGGGCagttctgccctgccccctcattCGAACGCCCCCCtctcaggcagggctggagccaggaccagACACAACA AGCCACGGCCCAGGAGGTACAAGTGTGGGCTCCCACAGCCTTGCCCTGAGTTGCACCTTGCCTTCCGGCTGGTGAGCGGCGCTGCCAATGTCATTGGTCCAAAAATTTGCCTAGAGGATAAAAT GCTAATGAGCAGTGTGAAAAACAATGTTGGGCGGGGCCTGAACATTGCCCTGGTGAATG GAGTGAATGGGGAACTCATTGATGCTAAGTTCTTCGACATGTGGGCTGGAG ATGTCACTGAGCTGCTGAAGTTTATCCGGACGCTGCATGAGGGGACCTTAGTGTTTGTGGCCTCATATGACGACCCAGCCACCAA gaTGAACGAGGAGACACGAAGGATTTTCAGCGAGCTGGGAAGCAGCGTGGCCAAGGACCTCAGCTTCCGTGACAGCTGGCTCTTTGTGGGGGCCAAAGGGGTACAGGACAAAAGCCCCTTTGAGCAG CACACCAAGAACAGCAAGAGCACCAACAAGTATGAAGGCTGGCCTGAGGCACTGGAGATGGAGGGCTGCATCCCCCAGAGAACAACTGATGGCTAG
- the FAM3A gene encoding protein FAM3A isoform X2: MRLAGPLRMVVIVLTAGLTWILISLLLGTQSGFSRLQQLLSNPENTPTAEPRPRRYKCGLPQPCPELHLAFRLVSGAANVIGPKICLEDKMLMSSVKNNVGRGLNIALVNGVNGELIDAKFFDMWAGDVTELLKFIRTLHEGTLVFVASYDDPATKMNEETRRIFSELGSSVAKDLSFRDSWLFVGAKGVQDKSPFEQHTKNSKSTNKYEGWPEALEMEGCIPQRTTDG, from the exons ATGCGACTGGCAG GCCCCCTGCGCATGGTGGTGATCGTCCTCACGGCTGGGTTGACCTGGATCCTCATCAGCCTCTTGCTGGGGACCCAGAGCGGTTTCTCTcgcctccagcagctcctcagtA ACCCTGAGAACACTCCTACAGCAG AGCCACGGCCCAGGAGGTACAAGTGTGGGCTCCCACAGCCTTGCCCTGAGTTGCACCTTGCCTTCCGGCTGGTGAGCGGCGCTGCCAATGTCATTGGTCCAAAAATTTGCCTAGAGGATAAAAT GCTAATGAGCAGTGTGAAAAACAATGTTGGGCGGGGCCTGAACATTGCCCTGGTGAATG GAGTGAATGGGGAACTCATTGATGCTAAGTTCTTCGACATGTGGGCTGGAG ATGTCACTGAGCTGCTGAAGTTTATCCGGACGCTGCATGAGGGGACCTTAGTGTTTGTGGCCTCATATGACGACCCAGCCACCAA gaTGAACGAGGAGACACGAAGGATTTTCAGCGAGCTGGGAAGCAGCGTGGCCAAGGACCTCAGCTTCCGTGACAGCTGGCTCTTTGTGGGGGCCAAAGGGGTACAGGACAAAAGCCCCTTTGAGCAG CACACCAAGAACAGCAAGAGCACCAACAAGTATGAAGGCTGGCCTGAGGCACTGGAGATGGAGGGCTGCATCCCCCAGAGAACAACTGATGGCTAG
- the FAM3A gene encoding protein FAM3A isoform X1 encodes MRLAGPLRMVVIVLTAGLTWILISLLLGTQSGFSRLQQLLSNPENTPTAVSGGGSSALPPHSNAPLSGRAGARTRHNKPRPRRYKCGLPQPCPELHLAFRLVSGAANVIGPKICLEDKMLMSSVKNNVGRGLNIALVNGVNGELIDAKFFDMWAGDVTELLKFIRTLHEGTLVFVASYDDPATKMNEETRRIFSELGSSVAKDLSFRDSWLFVGAKGVQDKSPFEQHTKNSKSTNKYEGWPEALEMEGCIPQRTTDG; translated from the exons ATGCGACTGGCAG GCCCCCTGCGCATGGTGGTGATCGTCCTCACGGCTGGGTTGACCTGGATCCTCATCAGCCTCTTGCTGGGGACCCAGAGCGGTTTCTCTcgcctccagcagctcctcagtA ACCCTGAGAACACTCCTACAGCAG TGTCAGGCGGGGGCagttctgccctgccccctcattCGAACGCCCCCCtctcaggcagggctggagccaggaccagACACAACA AGCCACGGCCCAGGAGGTACAAGTGTGGGCTCCCACAGCCTTGCCCTGAGTTGCACCTTGCCTTCCGGCTGGTGAGCGGCGCTGCCAATGTCATTGGTCCAAAAATTTGCCTAGAGGATAAAAT GCTAATGAGCAGTGTGAAAAACAATGTTGGGCGGGGCCTGAACATTGCCCTGGTGAATG GAGTGAATGGGGAACTCATTGATGCTAAGTTCTTCGACATGTGGGCTGGAG ATGTCACTGAGCTGCTGAAGTTTATCCGGACGCTGCATGAGGGGACCTTAGTGTTTGTGGCCTCATATGACGACCCAGCCACCAA gaTGAACGAGGAGACACGAAGGATTTTCAGCGAGCTGGGAAGCAGCGTGGCCAAGGACCTCAGCTTCCGTGACAGCTGGCTCTTTGTGGGGGCCAAAGGGGTACAGGACAAAAGCCCCTTTGAGCAG CACACCAAGAACAGCAAGAGCACCAACAAGTATGAAGGCTGGCCTGAGGCACTGGAGATGGAGGGCTGCATCCCCCAGAGAACAACTGATGGCTAG